Genomic DNA from Apis mellifera strain DH4 linkage group LG6, Amel_HAv3.1, whole genome shotgun sequence:
CTAGGCCGTGGTCAACGCTAGAACGGGACCGCATTTCGCTGCGGGATCGCAGCATTATTTTGGcatgtttctctctctctctcgctcgctcgctcgctcggtcGGTCAGTCgctcggtcggtcggtcggtcggtcggtcggtcggtcggtcgctCGGTCGGTAACCCGGTTCATCGAACAACCCGTTCTCCCTCGTGTCGACACGAAAAAAACGGATATCACGAAAACAGCGGACACAAAGACACGATCTCGTCGGTCCTTTAATAATCCCACGTTTCTTCTGGCTCGTGTTTCACCACGCTCTCCTTCGGGCTCCCCTCGTTCGACTGTTGGGTCTGGTGCGCGGAGGGCGGCCTGGGCGACGGGGCAGGGCTGTTCTGGCCCGATTTGGGGCTGGGCATAGGGCTGTCCCGATCCTGCCCGTTGTTCCCGGACACGGAGGACACGTCGCTCTGCGCGTCCTCCTCGTATCTGTCCTGGACAGGGGTCGGCTCCACCCTGATCGTCTCCTCCGCCTCCCTCTTCACCCCGTAGTCGTCGGTCTGCATCACGCAGACGCCGTTTATGATCACCTCGTCCCCCGCCCCCCTTGCCGGCTCCTGCCACTCGGGGTTGACCCACTGGGGGGCAGCAGGCTTCCTCCTGTTCGATCTGACCGCGGTGGGCGCCGTCGGCGTCTCGGCCGGCTCCCGCTTTATGCTGCCCGCCGACCCCTCCTCCGAGTCCTCGCTGCCCAGGTTGCTCATCGCGTCCTCCGCGTCCTCGTCCTCGAACTCCTGGTTCGGCTCCCTCTTCAAAGCGTTCATGGACAGGTCGAGGCCCGAGCACTGCTCCTTCAACGCGTTCCCCACCAATGCGGCCAGGTTCGGGTTGAAGTACGGGGTGTAGGGTAGGGGGACGTTGCCCAGGCCCAACCTCTCCTTCTGGATCTCGAACAGTCTTTGGTTTAATAATACTCTGAACTGGACAGGGTCGAACGGTTGGCCGGGCTCCCTCGGCGATTGAGGCTCGGGCTGGCCGTGGGGCGTCTGCTGTTTCAGCCTCATCCGATGATTGTGAAACCAGTTGGTTATCGTCCTCGAGGAGAGGGCGAGCTCGCCCGCGAGGAACTCGATCGTCGCCACGTTCGGGTACGGGTCGAGGGCGAACGCCAGCCTCAGCGCTTCCTTTTGCTCCTCGGAGAAGAGGACCCGTTGCTTCTTGGCCGAGGCGGGGCCAGGGCCGGGCGACGCCGCGTGGTAGAACTCGGCCGTGTCGTTGCTCGACGTGTCCGAGCTGTTGTCGTGGCCCGGGCCGCTGCTGCGCCGCCTCTTGTTCGCCTCCCTGCGCTCGTTCTTCAGCGCCTGTAACCGGTCGACGTTGTGAGCGTCGGACAACCATAATTGCATCCTGATGAACGGTTCCCGTCCCTTTATGCTCAGCATGTGCCACGGCTTCGGTTTGCTCAGCAACTCGCTCACCGAGCCCTGCGACAACCCGAGGACTGCCTCGCCGAATATCTTCTGCCCGATGTTGTTCGCAAGCAGCGCCTCCTTTATCTTCGTGGTGATCGTCTGCGTGTCGAGGTCCTGCGTCAGTGCCGCCATCTCGTACACGCTCGGCGAGATGTGGGGATGGAGGCCGCGGAGGGGCGAGGGAGCCATCTGGTGGTGGGGGGAGTGCAGGTTCatctgctgctgttgctgctgttgctgcttcTTCTGCAGCTCCTGCATGCTGAGCTGGGCGTGGGGGTGGTGGGGGCCAGGCGGGGTCAGCATCATCGGCGGCGGTGGTTGGGGGTGCTGGGGGTGCTGGGGGCTCTGCTGAGGGGGGCCGAGCTGcatcgccgccgccgccgccgccgccgccgcctggTTCTCCTGCTGGTGCTGGGCCGCCGCCGCCTGGGCCGCAGCCTGCGCCGCCGCCTGCGCCTTCGCCGCGTTCTGAAGCTGTTCCTGGACCAGTTTCGTGGGTGGCATCGGCTTCATCGGCGTCCCGCACGCTGTAAACGAGAAAGGAACAACGACCGTTCAAATCTTTGCCCATACTTCCCCCTCCCCGCACTCTCACAATTATAGTCCGAAAGCTCACTTTTCTACGGACGTCGGAACGTCGTTGCTTCGTTCGCGCCACTCATcccgtctctttctctctcgacgaACACACGAAACGAACACGCATTAACGAACACACGAAAACGAACACGCATTAACGAACACACGAAACGAACACGCATTAACGAACACACGAAAACAAACACGCATTAACGAACACACGAAACGAACACGCATTGACGAACACACGAAACGAACACGCATTAACGAACACACGAAAACGAACACACTTCTTCACTCTCGTTCGAGCACATTTCACTCGCACAACGAACGCGCGTTTTCCCTATTCGCGTGGAGCAAGCAGCATTCGAGTGTCGAGCTCCCAAACTATGtcgtttttttcgttttagtaaaataacaaaacatcTATATTGACCTGAGTTAAACTTACGAGGCAGGCCACCGTAGCCGCCGGTCCTCATCAGCTTCTCGGGGGCGATCTTGTATTGGCTCGCCACCAATTTGTGAACCGCGTTGTCGTCTTCGAGGAACATCTTCATCCTGATGAACGGCTCGCGGCCTTTCTGCGTAAGCATGTGCCACGGTTTCGGACGCGCCAACAGGTCGGACACGGATCCTTGAGACAAGCCCAACACCGATTCGCCGAACAAACGTTGCGAGATGGAATACTGAGACAATTGTTCCTTCACCTGcgaaaatcaaattcaaaattcgttTCGTGAACGAAGAAACGACACGCCTCGATGCCGCGAGAAACGGCGAGAAACTGCGAGGCGAGACGCGACGCGACGCGACGCGCGTTTCGACGGTTAAGGAAGGATAGGTTAAGTCGAAGCGACAGTAGCGCCACTTACTCTCTTAACTATATCCTCCGTGTTCAAGTTATTGTACAGGTCGAACTGTTGTTGAGTGATGGGTGGAAGTACCGCTTTGAGCGGCCTCTGGTTGGCCGTGTGGTGGGTAGGCGTGGACGGTTGACTGATCAGACTATTCGTGATGGAGGCCATCCTCTGAAGAGGGCTAGCCGCCGCTGCACCCGAGAACTCCTCGCTAGGTGTCATCGCTGGTGGAAGTATCGAGTTGCCGAGCGGCGAACTCGCGCTTGATCCACCTGGCGTCGACTGTGGCGCCGTCGAAGCTTCCTGTTTCGGCCTCACCAACGAGAAAGCGCTACCCGCGTGTCGCATCGCTTCCTccatcttctccttctcctcctccgtaACCCCGTTTATCATCTTCCCCCTCGGATCTTGCACCTTGCCCAGGCTCAGATCTTGGACACCGCCGCCGTTCGTCGCGAGGTGGTGCTGCTGAAGCGCTTGCTGCTGAAGCGCCAACAGGCCGGGCAGCCCGGCCAATCCCGGCAGTCCGCTCAGCGAAGGGCTCTGACCCGGTGTCGCGTTCAGTTTCTGCATTTCACGGTGGTACGCGCCAAGTGCCAGCCGGAAATCCTCCTGCGTGCCGCTGAAA
This window encodes:
- the LOC551460 gene encoding homeobox protein cut isoform X4 produces the protein MQASAEANSLDIQAMQSMDWLFKKERIYLLAQFWQQRATLAEKEVSALKEQLAAANDGNSKTEGHKLSQTPQGSDQQQVHDASNPRRTPNTNLEQELQAKDKEVSVRCTDSGTGNYRINLRGGGGIGQLVEEVSRLQQSLQRLQETSAQATARLEEELEARRQHINRLESKLERQRDYDDLKREINALRSVDLSQIPTGEPGKSLEHLLMERSKALQQTESLKPSNTPDALGGLSSPLQRASTASPHGGVGGVPPSSHVSSQQPPPPPPAAVSLPPRSTPTPSSATSTTSSLLFPPPLQNVETFGSFLGEEIVANWRRTLERSIMNQQQQQQQQQQQSNPLSQLSQQQQQQPLIGLHPPTTTTTAASSGLNHLPSPTTDPSSNSSNTPAKSNTPLGTTPLSCLDAEKAPTPVSGHETPAPPTPSSTTALTSPPSFQPPTSVVETAVNGATLTPAALAPAPPPKSPPDQESCHNNNNNNNNSHHLANNNNNNNNNNNNNNNNSIGGLSVLDTLKSPFRFDERTHPFRFSDEFGATGMPVRLGESLIPKGDPMEARLQDMLRYNMDKYASQNLDTLHIARKVRELLSIHNIGQRLFAKYILGLSQGTVSELLSKPKPWDKLTEKGRDSYRKMHGWACDENAVMLLKSLIPKKEYVSGKEQGMPAFARGPQEGGPPEMSDERLAHILSESGHLQMRSEHEVSNDADSKSPNRIGCPSPFNKERLDSQNRRLKKYENDDIPQEQVVRIYQEELAKIMGRKVEDTRGPREFSSSGTQEDFRLALGAYHREMQKLNATPGQSPSLSGLPGLAGLPGLLALQQQALQQHHLATNGGGVQDLSLGKVQDPRGKMINGVTEEEKEKMEEAMRHAGSAFSLVRPKQEASTAPQSTPGGSSASSPLGNSILPPAMTPSEEFSGAAAASPLQRMASITNSLISQPSTPTHHTANQRPLKAVLPPITQQQFDLYNNLNTEDIVKRVKEQLSQYSISQRLFGESVLGLSQGSVSDLLARPKPWHMLTQKGREPFIRMKMFLEDDNAVHKLVASQYKIAPEKLMRTGGYGGLPRKFNSACGTPMKPMPPTKLVQEQLQNAAKAQAAAQAAAQAAAAQHQQENQAAAAAAAAAMQLGPPQQSPQHPQHPQPPPPMMLTPPGPHHPHAQLSMQELQKKQQQQQQQQMNLHSPHHQMAPSPLRGLHPHISPSVYEMAALTQDLDTQTITTKIKEALLANNIGQKIFGEAVLGLSQGSVSELLSKPKPWHMLSIKGREPFIRMQLWLSDAHNVDRLQALKNERREANKRRRSSGPGHDNSSDTSSNDTAEFYHAASPGPGPASAKKQRVLFSEEQKEALRLAFALDPYPNVATIEFLAGELALSSRTITNWFHNHRMRLKQQTPHGQPEPQSPREPGQPFDPVQFRVLLNQRLFEIQKERLGLGNVPLPYTPYFNPNLAALVGNALKEQCSGLDLSMNALKREPNQEFEDEDAEDAMSNLGSEDSEEGSAGSIKREPAETPTAPTAVRSNRRKPAAPQWVNPEWQEPARGAGDEVIINGVCVMQTDDYGVKREAEETIRVEPTPVQDRYEEDAQSDVSSVSGNNGQDRDSPMPSPKSGQNSPAPSPRPPSAHQTQQSNEGSPKESVVKHEPEETWDY
- the LOC551460 gene encoding homeobox protein cut isoform X1, with the protein product MQASAEANSLDIQAMQSMDWLFKKERIYLLAQFWQQRATLAEKEVSALKEQLAAANDGNSKTEGHKLSQTPQGSDQQQVHDASNPRRTPNTNLEQELQAKDKEVSVRCTDSGTGNYRINLRGGGGIGQLVEEVSRLQQSLQRLQETSAQATARLEEELEARRQHINRLESKLERQRDYDDLKREINALRSVDLSQIPTGEPGKSLEHLLMERSKALQQTESLKPSNTPDALGGLSSPLQRASTASPHGGVGGVPPSSHVSSQQPPPPPPAAVSLPPRSTPTPSSATSTTSSLLFPPPLQNVETFGSFLGEEIVANWRRTLERSIMNQQQQQQQQQQQSNPLSQLSQQQQQQPLIGLHPPTTTTTAASSGLNHLPSPTTDPSSNSSNTPAKSNTPLGTTPLSCLDAEKAPTPVSGHETPAPPTPSSTTALTSPPSFQPPTSVVETAVNGATLTPAALAPAPPPKSPPDQESCHNNNNNNNNSHHLANNNNNNNNNNNNNNNNSIGGLSVLDTLKSPFRFDERTHPFRFSDEFGATGMPVRLGESLIPKGDPMEARLQDMLRYNMDKYASQNLDTLHIARKVRELLSIHNIGQRLFAKYILGLSQGTVSELLSKPKPWDKLTEKGRDSYRKMHGWACDENAVMLLKSLIPKKEYVSGKEQGMPAFARGPQEGGPPEMSDERLAHILSESGHLQMRSEHEVSNDADSKSPNRIGCPSPFNKERLDSQNRRLKKYENDDIPQEQVVRIYQEELAKIMGRKVEDTRGPREFSSSGAMFTHFFSGTQEDFRLALGAYHREMQKLNATPGQSPSLSGLPGLAGLPGLLALQQQALQQHHLATNGGGVQDLSLGKVQDPRGKMINGVTEEEKEKMEEAMRHAGSAFSLVRPKQEASTAPQSTPGGSSASSPLGNSILPPAMTPSEEFSGAAAASPLQRMASITNSLISQPSTPTHHTANQRPLKAVLPPITQQQFDLYNNLNTEDIVKRVKEQLSQYSISQRLFGESVLGLSQGSVSDLLARPKPWHMLTQKGREPFIRMKMFLEDDNAVHKLVASQYKIAPEKLMRTGGYGGLPRKFNSACGTPMKPMPPTKLVQEQLQNAAKAQAAAQAAAQAAAAQHQQENQAAAAAAAAAMQLGPPQQSPQHPQHPQPPPPMMLTPPGPHHPHAQLSMQELQKKQQQQQQQQMNLHSPHHQMAPSPLRGLHPHISPSVYEMAALTQDLDTQTITTKIKEALLANNIGQKIFGEAVLGLSQGSVSELLSKPKPWHMLSIKGREPFIRMQLWLSDAHNVDRLQALKNERREANKRRRSSGPGHDNSSDTSSNDTAEFYHAASPGPGPASAKKQRVLFSEEQKEALRLAFALDPYPNVATIEFLAGELALSSRTITNWFHNHRMRLKQQTPHGQPEPQSPREPGQPFDPVQFRVLLNQRLFEIQKERLGLGNVPLPYTPYFNPNLAALVGNALKEQCSGLDLSMNALKREPNQEFEDEDAEDAMSNLGSEDSEEGSAGSIKREPAETPTAPTAVRSNRRKPAAPQWVNPEWQEPARGAGDEVIINGVCVMQTDDYGVKREAEETIRVEPTPVQDRYEEDAQSDVSSVSGNNGQDRDSPMPSPKSGQNSPAPSPRPPSAHQTQQSNEGSPKESVVKHEPEETWDY
- the LOC551460 gene encoding homeobox protein cut isoform X6, producing the protein MSSSLEVGGSSTKRATLAEKEVSALKEQLAAANDGNSKTEGHKLSQTPQGSDQQQVHDASNPRRTPNTNLEQELQAKDKEVSVRCTDSGTGNYRINLRGGGGIGQLVEEVSRLQQSLQRLQETSAQATARLEEELEARRQHINRLESKLERQRDYDDLKREINALRSVDLSQIPTGEPGKSLEHLLMERSKALQQTESLKPSNTPDALGGLSSPLQRASTASPHGGVGGVPPSSHVSSQQPPPPPPAAVSLPPRSTPTPSSATSTTSSLLFPPPLQNVETFGSFLGEEIVANWRRTLERSIMNQQQQQQQQQQQSNPLSQLSQQQQQQPLIGLHPPTTTTTAASSGLNHLPSPTTDPSSNSSNTPAKSNTPLGTTPLSCLDAEKAPTPVSGHETPAPPTPSSTTALTSPPSFQPPTSVVETAVNGATLTPAALAPAPPPKSPPDQESCHNNNNNNNNSHHLANNNNNNNNNNNNNNNNSIGGLSVLDTLKSPFRFDERTHPFRFSDEFGATGMPVRLGESLIPKGDPMEARLQDMLRYNMDKYASQNLDTLHIARKVRELLSIHNIGQRLFAKYILGLSQGTVSELLSKPKPWDKLTEKGRDSYRKMHGWACDENAVMLLKSLIPKKEYVSGKEQGMPAFARGPQEGGPPEMSDERLAHILSESGHLQMRSEHEVSNDADSKSPNRIGCPSPFNKERLDSQNRRLKKYENDDIPQEQVVRIYQEELAKIMGRKVEDTRGPREFSSSGAMFTHFFSGTQEDFRLALGAYHREMQKLNATPGQSPSLSGLPGLAGLPGLLALQQQALQQHHLATNGGGVQDLSLGKVQDPRGKMINGVTEEEKEKMEEAMRHAGSAFSLVRPKQEASTAPQSTPGGSSASSPLGNSILPPAMTPSEEFSGAAAASPLQRMASITNSLISQPSTPTHHTANQRPLKAVLPPITQQQFDLYNNLNTEDIVKRVKEQLSQYSISQRLFGESVLGLSQGSVSDLLARPKPWHMLTQKGREPFIRMKMFLEDDNAVHKLVASQYKIAPEKLMRTGGYGGLPRKFNSACGTPMKPMPPTKLVQEQLQNAAKAQAAAQAAAQAAAAQHQQENQAAAAAAAAAMQLGPPQQSPQHPQHPQPPPPMMLTPPGPHHPHAQLSMQELQKKQQQQQQQQMNLHSPHHQMAPSPLRGLHPHISPSVYEMAALTQDLDTQTITTKIKEALLANNIGQKIFGEAVLGLSQGSVSELLSKPKPWHMLSIKGREPFIRMQLWLSDAHNVDRLQALKNERREANKRRRSSGPGHDNSSDTSSNDTAEFYHAASPGPGPASAKKQRVLFSEEQKEALRLAFALDPYPNVATIEFLAGELALSSRTITNWFHNHRMRLKQQTPHGQPEPQSPREPGQPFDPVQFRVLLNQRLFEIQKERLGLGNVPLPYTPYFNPNLAALVGNALKEQCSGLDLSMNALKREPNQEFEDEDAEDAMSNLGSEDSEEGSAGSIKREPAETPTAPTAVRSNRRKPAAPQWVNPEWQEPARGAGDEVIINGVCVMQTDDYGVKREAEETIRVEPTPVQDRYEEDAQSDVSSVSGNNGQDRDSPMPSPKSGQNSPAPSPRPPSAHQTQQSNEGSPKESVVKHEPEETWDY
- the LOC551460 gene encoding homeobox protein cut isoform X2, translated to MQASAEANSLDIQAMQSMDWLFKKERIYLLAQFWQQRATLAEKEVSALKEQLAAANDGNSKTEGHKLSQTPQGSDQQQVHDASNPRRTPNTNLEQELQAKDKEVSVRCTDSGTGNYRINLRGGGGIGQLVEEVSRLQQSLQRLQETSAQATARLEEELEARRQHINRLESKLERQRDYDDLKREINALRSVDLSQIPTGEPGKSLEHLLMERSKALQQTESLKPSNTPDALGGLSSPLQRASTASPHGGVGGVPPSSHVSSQQPPPPPPAAVSLPPRSTPTPSSATSTTSSLLFPPPLQNVETFGSFLGEEIVANWRRTLERSIMNQQQQQQQQQQQSNPLSQLSQQQQQQPLIGLHPPTTTTTAASSGLNHLPSPTTDPSSNSSNTPAKSNTPLGTTPLSCLDAEKAPTPVSGHETPAPPTPSSTTALTSPPSFQPPTSVVETAVNGATLTPAALAPAPPPKSPPDQESCHNNNNNNNNSHHLANNNNNNNNNNNNNNNNSIGGLSVLDTLKSPFRFDERTHPFRFSDEFGATGMPVRLGESLIPKGDPMEARLQDMLRYNMDKYASQNLDTLHIARKVRELLSIHNIGQRLFAKYILGLSQGTVSELLSKPKPWDKLTEKGRDSYRKMHGWACDENAVMLLKSLIPKKGKEQGMPAFARGPQEGGPPEMSDERLAHILSESGHLQMRSEHEVSNDADSKSPNRIGCPSPFNKERLDSQNRRLKKYENDDIPQEQVVRIYQEELAKIMGRKVEDTRGPREFSSSGAMFTHFFSGTQEDFRLALGAYHREMQKLNATPGQSPSLSGLPGLAGLPGLLALQQQALQQHHLATNGGGVQDLSLGKVQDPRGKMINGVTEEEKEKMEEAMRHAGSAFSLVRPKQEASTAPQSTPGGSSASSPLGNSILPPAMTPSEEFSGAAAASPLQRMASITNSLISQPSTPTHHTANQRPLKAVLPPITQQQFDLYNNLNTEDIVKRVKEQLSQYSISQRLFGESVLGLSQGSVSDLLARPKPWHMLTQKGREPFIRMKMFLEDDNAVHKLVASQYKIAPEKLMRTGGYGGLPRKFNSACGTPMKPMPPTKLVQEQLQNAAKAQAAAQAAAQAAAAQHQQENQAAAAAAAAAMQLGPPQQSPQHPQHPQPPPPMMLTPPGPHHPHAQLSMQELQKKQQQQQQQQMNLHSPHHQMAPSPLRGLHPHISPSVYEMAALTQDLDTQTITTKIKEALLANNIGQKIFGEAVLGLSQGSVSELLSKPKPWHMLSIKGREPFIRMQLWLSDAHNVDRLQALKNERREANKRRRSSGPGHDNSSDTSSNDTAEFYHAASPGPGPASAKKQRVLFSEEQKEALRLAFALDPYPNVATIEFLAGELALSSRTITNWFHNHRMRLKQQTPHGQPEPQSPREPGQPFDPVQFRVLLNQRLFEIQKERLGLGNVPLPYTPYFNPNLAALVGNALKEQCSGLDLSMNALKREPNQEFEDEDAEDAMSNLGSEDSEEGSAGSIKREPAETPTAPTAVRSNRRKPAAPQWVNPEWQEPARGAGDEVIINGVCVMQTDDYGVKREAEETIRVEPTPVQDRYEEDAQSDVSSVSGNNGQDRDSPMPSPKSGQNSPAPSPRPPSAHQTQQSNEGSPKESVVKHEPEETWDY